The Pseudomonas graminis region GCAGACGAGGACGGTCAATTCCCCGACGATTCGGTCAACGGCAGGGTAGTGGATCGTCTACGCGACATCGCTGAAATGCTCAGCGACGACGACCTTAAAGAGCTCGAAAAGGAGGCGCCACAATTACAGCCCGAGCTGAAAAGCTAGGCCTTTGACGTCAATGAAACGGGGCGCTTGATGGCCAAATGACCATTCGGCGCCCTTTTCGTTTTCGCGCTTTTCCAACGGGGTATTTGTTCGATATTGTCGGGTTGCAGCAGTTGTCAAAGGGACTGACGCGTTTCCCTCGTTATGCGAAGGAGATGAATACTGCAATCAATGAGGAGCTCGCCATGCCGCGCAGCCTCTGTCTTACCCGCCAATGCCTGGGTCTGGTGACCCGAATCGAATGTGTTGTACGCCCGCTGTCAGGCGATAAAGGAATGTGGACCTTGTTGTTCGCCGCCGGGATGTCTGGCGAACAGCCCTCCGCACTCAAGGCTCAGGGACCGTTTCATGGGCCGATTGCTGCCGAATCGGTGCTTGATGCGATTGCCGAAAGCCTCCTGATGCATGGTTATCAAACGGCGGAGGAGATCCCGATCTGGGGCCTTCACCTTCAGGGGGAGCTGCGAAGAATCAACAGCGACGCCGCCGTGGGTCAGCGGACGTCTCCCGCCAACTGACCCCTGTGTTTCGATGCATTCCGCGTTTGCTTTGTGCTACCTGCAGACGCGGATCGTCCAGCGCTTCCGGCGTCGGATCTGGCGTTATTGTTTCAACTCTTTTCACCGTGGGTTGTGCTAATCGGCCTTCGCCCTATACTCGCGGGCTTTTAAATTATCTGTGAGCTTCAATGGAACGTTTTATCGAAAATGCCATGTACGCATCGCGCTGGTTGCTGGCGCCGATCTACTTTGGCTTGTCTCTGGGGCTTCTGGCGTTGGCGCTGAAGTTTTTCCAGGAAATCTTTCACATCATCCCCAATGTGTTCGCGCTGGCGGAGTCTGATCTGATCCTGGTGCTGCTGTCGTTGATCGACATGGCTCTGGTCGGCGGGCTGCTGGTTATGGTGATGATCTCCGGGTACGAGAACTTTGTGTCCCAGCTGGATATCGACGAAGGCAAAGAAAAGCTCAACTGGCTGGGCAAGATGGATTCTTCGTCCCTGAAGATGAAAGTCGCTGCGTCCATCGTCGCGATTTCGTCCATTCACCTGTTGCGGGTGTTCATGGACGCCAAGAACATCGAGCCGCAGTACCTCATGTGGTACGTGATCATCCACATGACCTTTGTTGTGTCGGCCTGCGCCATGGGCTTTCTGGACAAAGTCACCAAGCACTAATCGACTTCCTGCGGCCCGCGAGGATTTGCCATGAACCTTCAGGAACTCATTTCCCACGCCAGCGCCGGTGCTGTTGACGAGCTGAATCTGATCTCCATCGAAGGCGGCATTTACTTACTGGAAGCAAGAATGCAGGGCGTCGCGCATCGTTTGGTCGATGCGCAGAACAAGGCTTTGCACCTGCGCTCAGTCGAGCATGCGCGCGAACTGCTGCAGCCGGTTGCGCCGATGCCGTTCCATCTGGTCCACGCCGTGGTTCACGACGAAATGTGCGGTGGGCATGACAACCTGAATCAGGACGTCAAAATTCCCCTGGCCTTTCGATCCGCCTGGTAGTGGTTACGGGTATTACGCTTTGTGCTAGGCTGCCCGGCCTTTAAATACGGGCGCCAGAGGGCGCTCTTCAGCGGAGCAGTCTCATGTCCGAAGTCAATCTGTCCACCGACGAAACCCGCGTCAGCTACGGTATTGGCCGTCAATTGGGCGACCAACTGCGTGACAACCCGCCGCCGGGCGTCGACTTGGACGCTATCCTGGCCGGTCTGACCGACGCCTTCGCCGGCAAACCGAGCCGTGTTGGCCAGGAAGAAATGGGCGCGAGCTTCAAAGTCATCCGTGAAATCATGCAGGCCGAAGCAGCTGCCAAAGCTGAAGCAGCGGCTGGCGCTGGCAAGGAATACCTGACTGAGAACGCCAAGCGTGACGGCGTGACCACTCTGGCCTCCGGTCTGCAATATGAAGTGATCACGGCAGGCGAAGGCGCTCAGCCGACCCGCGAAAGCAACGTGCGCACCCATTACCACGGCATGCTGATCGACGGCACCGTGTTTGATAGCTCCTACGATCGTGGCGAGCCGGCTGAATTTCCGGTCGGCGGCGTGATTCCAGGCTGGACCGAGGCGCTTCAGTTGATGAAGGCCGGCAGCAAATGGCGTCTCTACGTTCCTAGCGAACTGGCCTACGGCGCTCAGGGCGTTGGCAGCATTCCGCCGCACAGCGTTCTGGTATTCGACGTCGAGCTGCTCGACGTTCTGTAAGGTTCTGTAGCGACCGCGTCATGCATCGACATATGCCGAGTCAGCCCCGCGCTGGCTCGGCATTGTCGTTTTATCTCTTCCATCAATGCAGTTCACTGCCCGGCCGCAATGCCCGCGCATAACAGAACAGAAACAGACTTCGCACCATCTCCTTCTGAATGCCGGGTTCGCTTGAACTCAGACTGCTGACATCCAGATCACCCTGATCGCGTAATTCGTCGAGCGCCTCTTCCTCCAGCACCGCGCACACTTGGCCTGTCTCACGATCGAGGATGCGCAGGTAGGGCTGTGGCCGATCAAGCCAGGCATCAATCAGATACGTCATGTGATTCTCCTCAAAATGTTTCAATGAGAATAATTCTTATCTGAAGAATAGCAAGGATCTATTTGAGATTAATTCGCATTGACTGTTCGCAGTGGGGCGGCCCTGGATCGCAGGCAACAAAAAGCCCGTCACGTGGACGGGCTTTCGGTGAGCAGGGCGGCGATCAGTGCGTGCGAGCGACCGCAAATTCACTCAACTCGATGAGAGCGTCGCGATAGATGCTCGGTGGCAGCACGTCCAGGCAGGCAATGGCGCGAGCGATGTAGTCGCGTGCGAGCTGGGCGGTGTACTCGAGGGAACCTGACTGTTCCACTGCATTGCGGATGCTTTCGAGATCTTCCAGGCCGCCCTTCTGAATGGCCTGACGGACCAGCGCGGCTTGTTCAGGAGTGCCTTCGCGCATGGTGTAGATCAGCGGCAGGGTAGGTTTGCCTTCGGCGAGGTCGTCGCCAACGTTCTTGCCAAGGGTTTCCGCATCGCCCCGATAGTCCAGCAGGTCGTCGACCAGCTGGAATGCCACGCCGAGATGATCACCGAAGGTGCGCAGCGCCTCGCTTTGTTCAGCACCGGCGTTGGCTAGGGCAGCTGCGCTGTGGGTCGACGCTTCGAAGAGCATCGCGGTTTTGCCGCGGATGACTTCCATGTAGGTTTCTTCGGTGGTGCTGGCGTCGCGCACCTTGGACAGCTGCAACACTTCGCCCTCTGCGATGACCCGAGTGGCCTTCGACAGGATCTGCATCACTGGCATCGAGCCGAGTTCGACCATCATCTCGAATGAACGCGAATACAGGAAGTCACCCACCAGCACGCTCGGCGCGTTGCCCCACATTGCATTGGCAGTCGAGCGACCACGGCGCATGCCGGACATGTCCACCACGTCGTCGTGAAGCAGGGTCGCGGTGTGCAGGAATTCAATGGTCGCCGCCAACAGGCGCAGGTCATCACCGCCAGAGCCCAGCGCTTTGCCGCATAACAGAACGAGCAACGGGCGCAGACGTTTACCGCCAGCAGAAGTGATGTAGTCGCCGATTTTGGAGACCAGCGGCACGCGCGATGTCAGCTGCTTCTTGATAATGTGGTCGACGGCTGTAAAGTCGTCCGCCACAGCGGTGTAGAAGGCTTGGGGTTGCATCAGCGAGACGTGCTCCAGAAGGGTTGCGCGGCATGCTAGGTTGCAGGCCCAACCCTGTCAAGGCGTGACATAACGCAGCTTGCAAGGCGTTGATCGCTTGCGTACAATCGCGCACCCTAACTTCCTGGGCAGCACCTGCCTTACGCAATTGCATGTCGGCCTTCCAGCCTTGTGCAGCCATGCCAGCCAATACCTCTTCCTATAAAGAGCTGGGTGAGCAGGATTATCGGAGATACACCATGTCTTATGCAGTAATCGTTACTGGCGGCAAGCAATACAAGGTCGCCCCAGGTGAATACCTGAAGATTGAAAAACTGGAAATCGCTACCGGCGAATCCGTCACTTTTGATCGCGTTCTGTTGGTTGCCAATGGCGACGACGTGAACATCGGCGCTCCAGTTGTTGCAGGCGCTACCGTTGTGGCTGAAGTGATCTCCCAAGGTCGTCACGATAAAATCCGCATCATCAAGTTCCGTCGTCGTAAGCACCACATGAAGCGTATGGGCCACCGCCAGTGGTACACCGAGATCAAAATCACCGGTATTCAGGCTTAATTTCAGCCTAATCCTCACTAGGAGAATTGACTCATGGCACACAAAAAAGCTGGTGGTAGTACCCGTAACGGTCGCGACTCAGAAGCCAAACGCCTTGGCGTGAAGATGTATGGCGGCCAGGTTATCGTTCCGGGCAACATCATCGTGCGTCAGCGCGGCACCCAATTCCACGCTGGCTACGGCGTTGGTATGGGCAAGGATCACACCCTGTTCGCTAAAGTCGAAGGCGTGATCAAGTTCCAGGTTAAAGGCGCCTTCGGTCGTCGCTATGTAAGCATCGTGCCAAAGACTGAAGTCGCGGCATAATCTTGCGTTCAGGGGGTGTGAGGGCCTCGCCTTCACGCCTCCTGAGCTGAAAAGCCCTGTCGATGACAGGGCTTTTTCGTTTGTAGAAGGTCCTGTTTCTGGTGAGTCTCTTGCAAAGCTGTTTGTGTGGGCCGTTGTGGTGTGAAGTCGCTGGTTTTTGATCGGTATCGCAACGCTCATCTTTGCAAGAGCCTTATGAATTTATGTTGTTTGCTCGTCTTTGTGACGGGAGGCGTGCGCTATGAAATTTGTTGATGAAGTATCCATTCGAGTAAAGGCCGGTGATGGCGGTAACGGTTGCATGAGCTTCCGTCGCGAAAAATTCATCGAGAACGGTGGTCCCAACGGCGGTGATGGTGGTGACGGCGGCTCGATCTACATGGTCGCCGACGAAAACCTCAACACCCTGGTTGACTACCGCTACACCCGCCATTTCGACGCGGAGCGCGGTTCGAACGGCGGCAGCACCGACTGCACCGGTCGCAAGGGTGAAGAGCTGGTACTGCGCGTGCCGGTCGGCACTACCGTGATCGACGCCGGTACCCAGGAAGTTATCGGCGACCTGACCAAAGCCGGTCAGCGTCTGCTGGTTGCCCATGGCGGCTGGCACGGTCTGGGTAATACGCGCTTCAAATCCAGTACCAACCGTGCACCGCGTCAGACCACGCCGGGCAAGCCGGGTGAGCAGCGTGACCTCAAGCTTGAGCTGAAAGTACTGGCTGACGTCGGTCTGCTCGGCTTGCCGAACGCTGGCAAGAGCACGTTCATCCGTTCGGTGTCGGCTGCCAAGCCCAAGGTTGCTGATTACCCGTTCACGACTCTGGTGCCGAACCTGGGTGTCGTCAGTGTCGATCGCTGGAAAAGCTTCGTCGTTGCCGATATTCCCGGCTTGATCGAAGGCGCCTCCCACGGCGCCGGCCTGGGGATTCGTTTCCTCAAGCACCTGGCGCGTACGCGTCTGCTGCTGCACCTCGTCGACATGGCGCCGCTGGACGACAGCAGTGCGCCGGATGCGGCTGAGGTCATTGTCACCGAGCTGTTCAAGTTCAGTCCTGCGCTGGCCGATCGTGACCGCTGGCTGGTGCTGAACAAGTGCGACCAGATCCTCGAGGAAGAGCACGAGGCCCGCAAGCAGGAGATCATTGATCGCCTGGAGTGGACCGGTCCTGTCTACGTGATCTCGGCCATTGCCAAAGAGGGCACCGATCGCCTGACCCACGACATCATGCGCTATCTCGAAGACCGCGCTGATCGTCTGGCTAACGACCCGGCCTACGCCGCCGAGCTGGCTGAGCTGGATCAGCGCATCGAAGACGAAGCCCGCGCCCAGTTGCAGGCGCTGGATGACCAGCGTGCCTTGCGCCGCAGCGGCGTGAAGAGCGTCCATGACATCGGTGACGACGATTGGGATGAGGAAGACGTGGACGACGAAGATGGTCCGGAAATCATTTACGTCCGCGACTGATCGACTGAAGTAAACTACGACGCCGCTCTTGAAGCGGCGTTTTAGTATCTAGAATTCGGACTCTCTGGCTTAAGGTTGAAAGATCATGCGGAGCAAGGTGACAGGTGCCCAGCGTTGGGTGGTGAAGATCGGAAGTGCGCTGCTGACAGCGGACGGCAAGGGTCTGGATCGCAACGCCATGGGTGTTTGGGTTGAGCAGATGGTCGCCCTGCATGAAGCAGGTGTTGAACTGGTCCTGGTGTCGTCCGGCGCGGTAGCGGCCGGCATGAGCCGTCTGGGCTGGACTGCGCGACCGAGCGCCATGCATGAGCTCCAGGCGGCCGCCGCGATTGGTCAGATGGGCCTGGTGCAAGCGTGGGAATCCAGCTTCGCCGAGCATCAGCGGCACACTGCGCAGATTCTGCTGACCCACGACGATCTGTCTGACCGCAAGCGCTACCTGAACGCCCGAAGCACCTTGCGCACCCTGGTTGAGCTGGGTGTCATCCCTGTCATCAATGAAAACGACACGGTCGTCACCGATGAAATTCGGTTCGGCGACAACGACACGCTGGCGGCGCTGGTTGCCAACCTGGTTGAAGCTGATCTGTTGGTCATCCTGACCGACCGCGATGGCATGTTCGATGCCGACCCTCGCAACAATCCCGAGGCGCAGCTCATCTATGAAGCGCGCGCCGATGACCCTGCCCTTGATGCCGTGGCCGGCGGCACCGGCGGTGCGTTGGGTCGTGGCGGCATGCAGACCAAATTGCGTGCTGCGCGACTTGCCGCCCGTTCCGGCGCGCACACCGTGATTGTGGGGGGGCGCATCGAGCGTGTTCTGGCGCGTCTGAAAGCCGGTGAGCGCCTGGGAACGTTGCTTTCCCCGGAGCGCGAGATGCTTGCCGCTCGCAAGCAGTGGCTGGCCGGACATCTACAGACCCGTGGCACGCTGGTGCTGGATGAGGGGGCGGTGAAGGCATTGACCGAAAGCCACAAGAGCCTGTTGCCGGTCGGCGTCAAACTGGTGCAAGGCAGTTTTCGTCGTGGCGAGATGGTGGTGTGCGTGGCAGCTGACGGTCGCGAGATTGCCCGGGGTCTCAGCAATTACAGCGCCCTGGAAGCGCAAAAGATCATCGGCCTGCCTTCCGACGCTATCGTCAGGGAGCTGGGTTACATGGCTGAGCCTGAGCTCGTACACCGTGACAACCTGATTCTGGTCTGAAGTGCATCATCAAAAGAAGGAAGCATACATGCGAGTCATGAAGGGGCTGGTAGGCGCGTTGCTGATGTTGCCGTTACTGGCGTCAGCTGAAGAGATCGGCCAGGTATCGACCGTGTTCAAGATGGTGGGGCCTAACGATCGGATCGTGGTCGAAGCCTTTGACGACCCCAAGGTCGACGGCGTGACCTGCTATCTGTCCCGTGCGAAAACCGGTGGGGTGAAGGGCGGCCTGGGTTTGGCTGAAGACCGTGCAGAGGCGTCCATCGCATGCCGGCAGGTCGGTCCCATTCATTTCAAAGAGCAATTGAAAGACGGAGACGAGGTGTTCAAGGAACGGACCTCGCTGGTGTTCAAAACCATGCAGGTCGTGCGATTCCTGGACAAGAAGCGCAATACGCTGGTGTACCTCGTCTACAGCGACAAGGTCATCGAAGGCAGTCCGCAGAATGCCGTGACCGCGATCCCGATTCTGCCATGGACGCCAGCTCCGGCGCCTTGATGCTGAAGCGCTAAATCGAAGGCAATAAAAAACCGACCCTGAGGTCGGTTTTTTAACAAGCGAATCGCTTAGGCTGCAGCAGCAAGGTTCAGAGCCTTGATGTGGCCATTCAAGCGACCTTTATGGCGAGCAGCTTTGTTCTTGTGGATGATGCCTTTATCGGCCATACGGTCGATAACTGGCACGGCCAGAACATAAGCAGCTTGCGCTTTTTCAGCGTCTTTAGCGTCGATGGCTTTAACTACATTCTTGATGTAGGTACGAACCATGGAACGCATGCTGGCGTTGTGGCTGCGACGCTTCTCAGCCTGTTTTGCACGTTTTTTGGCGGAAGGTGTGTTGGCCACCGTCGAGCTCCTCGAAAGACTTGGGAAATAGCTAACAAAATAGGCCGCGAATCATGCCGATGAGATTGACGCTTGTCAAGGGCAGTTGATGCGTTCCGCTGAGTGGTCGCCGTGTGGTGCCGAGGTGATTTCTTTCCGGCGTGCGACCTGTAAACTCGCGGGCTTTGGCTCTGAGCTGTTTTGCGGCGCGGAGTATCGCATATATGGAACGCGCTTTGGCGCTTCCTTTGGTCAGGCGCACAACCTTTCGATGAATCTACTCAAATCGCTTGCCGCCGTTAGCTCTATTACGATGCTTTCGCGGGTGCTGGGCTTTGTCCGCGACACCATCATCGCGCGCGCATTCGGCGCCGGCATGGCTACCGATGCCTTCTTTATTGCCTTCAAACTGCCCAATCTGCTGCGCCGGATCTTCGCCGAAGGCGCTTTCTCCCAGGCGTTCGTGCCGATCCTTGCTGAATACAAAAGCCAGCAGGGCGAAGAAGCAACCCGCACATTTGTCGCGTATGTCACCGGCCTGCTGACGTTGGCGCTGGCGATCGTCACTGTTTTGGGCGTCGTGTTCGCTCCTTGGGTCATCTGGGCAACTGCGCCGGGGTTTGCCGATACGCCCGAGAAATTCCAGCTGACTTCAGACCTGTTGCGGGTGACCTTTCCTTATATATTGCTCATCTCGCTGTCGTCGCTGGCTGGCGCGATCCTCAATACGTGGAATCGCTTTTCCGTTCCGGCGTTCGTGCCGACGCTGCTCAATCTGGCGATGATCTTTTTCGCCCTATTTCTAACGCCTTATTTCCATCCGCCCGTGATGGCGCTCGGGTGGGCGGTGCTGGCGGGCGGGTTGCTGCAGCTTCTTTATCAACTGCCGCACCTGAAAAAGATCGGAATGCTGGTGCTGCCGCGCCTGAATGTTCGCGACACCGGTGTCTGGCGAGTGATGAAGCAAATGCTGCCGGCCATGCTCGGCGTCTCTGTCAGTCAGATTTCGCTGATCATCAACACGATATTTGCGTCGTTCCTTGTCGCTGGATCAGTGTCGTGGATGTACTACGCCGACCGTCTGATGGAGTTGCCTTCCGGTGTGCTCGGCGTTGCATTGGGGACGATTCTTCTGCCGATTCTCTCGAAAACCTACGCCAGTCGGGATCGTCAGGAGTATTCGCGCATTCTGGACTGGGGCCTGCGTCTGTGTTTTCTGCTGGTGCTGCCTTGCATGCTGGCGCTCGGACTGCTCGCCGAGCCGCTGACCGTCTCGCTGTTCCAGTACGGCAAGTTCGACGGTGAAGATGCCGCGATGACCCAGCGTGCGCTGGTCGCGTATTCGGTGGGTCTGCTGGGCATCATCGTGATCAAGGTGCTCGCGCCGGGTTTTTATGCTCAACAAAATATCCGCACGCCGGTGAAAATCGCGATCTTCACCCTCATAGTGACTCAGCTGTTCAACCTGCTTTTCGTCTACGCCATTCACTTGGCTCATGCCGGTCTGGCGCTGGCGATCAGTGTGGGCGCATGCCTGAACGCTTTGCTGTTGTTCTGGCAGCTGCGCAAGCAGGACCTGTTTCAGCCGCAGCCGGGGTGGCCGGTGTTCCTGGGCAAGCTGATTGTCGCCGTGGCCATCATGTCCGCGGTGCTGCTGGGCCTGATGCATGTGATGCCGGCCTGGTCGGACGGTGAGATGCTGCAGCGATTCCTGCGCCTGGGCGCGTTGGTGCTGGCAGGCGTCGTGGCGTATTTCGGCTCTCTGCTGGTGTTGGGTTTCCGGGTCAGGCATTTTGCTCGCAAGGCGATCTTGTAGGATCAGTCGTCGTTTTCTGCCGGTTAACGTCGATTGTTGTGGTTTGCCCGGATGTGTCGCCTGTCGTTGACGGCGGTGTGTGGTTATAATCGGCCACTTTATGAGCAAGAAGCGCGTTATGCAGCTGGTTCGAGGCCTTCACAATCTGCGCCCGCAGCACCGGGGCTGCGTCGCCACTATTGGCAATTTCGACGGTGTACACCGGGGTCACCAGGCTATCCTGGCGAGACTGCGTGAACGCGCCGTCGAACTGGGCTTGCCCAGTTGTGTGGTGATCTTCGAACCGCAACCGCGCGAGTTCTTTGCTCCCGACACGGCGCCGGCCCGGCTGGCGCGACTGCGTGACAAGCTCGATCTGCTCGCTGCCGAGGGTGTTGATCTGGTGCTGTGTCTGGCATTCAACCAGCGCTTCAGCAAGCTCAGTGCATCGGAGTTCGTCGACACCGTGCTGATCGATGGCCTGGGCGTGAAGCATCTGGAGGTTGGCGACGACTTCCGCTTTGGCTGCGACCGGATCGGTGATTTTGATTTTCTGCAAAAGGTAGGTGCCGAGAAGGGCTTTACCGTCGAGGCGGCACAGACTGTCGAGATCGACGGCTTCCGCGTCAGCAGCACCAAGGTGCGCACCGCGTTGGCCGCCGCAGACTTCACCCTCGCCGAGCATTTGCTGGGCCGCCCGTTCGAAATCTCTGGCCGGGTGCTGCATGGCCAGAAGCTGGCGCGTCAGTTGGGTACACCCACCGCCAACGTGCAACTCAAACGTCGTCGCGTGCCATTGACCGGTGTCTATCTGGTCAGCGCGCAGATTGACGGCAAGGTATGGCCGGGCGTTGCCAACATTGGCGTGCGTCCCAGCGTGGCGGGCGATGGGCGTCCCCACCTGGAGATTCACCTTCTGGATTTTACCGGCGATATCTATGGCCGGCGTTTGACGGTGGTATTCCACCAGAAGCTGCGTGATGAGCAGCGCTTTGCCTCCCTTGAGGCGCTCAAGACGGCGATCGATGCGGATGTCGCTGCCGCTCGTGCCCACTGGCACGATCAACCGCTAAACTTTAGAGCCTGAAATGACCGACTACAAAGCCACGCTTAATCTTCCGGACACCGCCTTCCCGATGAAGGCCGGCCTGCCCCAGCGCGAGCCGCAAACTCTGCAGCGCTGGGACAGCATTGGCCTGTACCAGAAGCTGCGCGAAATTGGCAAGGATCGGCCCAAGTTCGTGCTGCACGACGGGCCTCCGTACGCCAACGGCAATATCCACATCGGTCACGCGGTCAACAAGATTCTCAAGGACATGATCGTTCGCTCGAAAACCCTGTCGGGCTTCGACGCGCCTTATGTTCCGGGGTGGGATTGCCACGGTCTGCCGATCGAGCACAAGGTCGAAGTCACCCACGGCAAAAACCTGCCTGCGGACAAGACCCGCGAGCTGTGCCGTGCGTATGCGGGCGAACAGATCGAAGGGCAAAAAGCCGAGTTCATTCGTCTGGGCGTGCTCGGCGACTGGGACAACCCTTACCGCACCATGGACTTCGCTAACGAGGCCGGAGAAATCCGCGCGTTGGCCGAAATGGTCAAGAACGGCTTCGTGTTCAAGGGCCTGAAGCCCGTCAACTGGTGTTTCGACTGCGCCTCGGCACTGGCTGAAGCGGAAGTTGAATATCAGGACAAAAAGTCGTCCACCATCGACGTGGCCTTCCCGGTTGCTGATGCCGACAAGCTCGCCGCCGCCTTCGGTCTGCCAAGCCTGAGCAAGCCTGCTGCCATCGTGATCTGGACCACCACCCCGTGGACCATCCCGGCAAACCAGGCGCTCAACGTTCACCCGGAATTCACCTACGCGCTGGTTGATACCGGCGAGCGTCTGCTGGTGCTTGCCGAAGAGCTGGTTGAGTCCTGCCTGAAGCGCTGGAACCTCGAAGGTTCGGTGCTGGCGACCGCCGAGGGTTCAGCACTTGAGCTGATCAACTTCCGTCATCCGTTCTACGATCGTCTGTCGCCCATCTATCTGGCCGACTACGTGGAGCTGGGCGCGGGTACCGGCGTCGTTCACTGCTCGCCGGCCTATGGCGTCGATGACTTTGTGATCTGCAAAGCCTACGGCCTGACCAACGACGACATCATCAGCCCGGTGCAGAGCAACGGCGTGTACAGCCCGTCGCTGGAGTTCTTTGGTGGCCAGTTCATCTTCAAGGCCAACCAGCCCATCATCGACAAGCTGACCGAAGTCGGCGCGTTGTTGCACACCGAGA contains the following coding sequences:
- a CDS encoding TIGR00645 family protein encodes the protein MERFIENAMYASRWLLAPIYFGLSLGLLALALKFFQEIFHIIPNVFALAESDLILVLLSLIDMALVGGLLVMVMISGYENFVSQLDIDEGKEKLNWLGKMDSSSLKMKVAASIVAISSIHLLRVFMDAKNIEPQYLMWYVIIHMTFVVSACAMGFLDKVTKH
- a CDS encoding DUF6482 family protein — encoded protein: MNLQELISHASAGAVDELNLISIEGGIYLLEARMQGVAHRLVDAQNKALHLRSVEHARELLQPVAPMPFHLVHAVVHDEMCGGHDNLNQDVKIPLAFRSAW
- a CDS encoding FKBP-type peptidyl-prolyl cis-trans isomerase is translated as MSEVNLSTDETRVSYGIGRQLGDQLRDNPPPGVDLDAILAGLTDAFAGKPSRVGQEEMGASFKVIREIMQAEAAAKAEAAAGAGKEYLTENAKRDGVTTLASGLQYEVITAGEGAQPTRESNVRTHYHGMLIDGTVFDSSYDRGEPAEFPVGGVIPGWTEALQLMKAGSKWRLYVPSELAYGAQGVGSIPPHSVLVFDVELLDVL
- a CDS encoding PA4570 family protein — translated: MTYLIDAWLDRPQPYLRILDRETGQVCAVLEEEALDELRDQGDLDVSSLSSSEPGIQKEMVRSLFLFCYARALRPGSELH
- a CDS encoding polyprenyl synthetase family protein, with translation MQPQAFYTAVADDFTAVDHIIKKQLTSRVPLVSKIGDYITSAGGKRLRPLLVLLCGKALGSGGDDLRLLAATIEFLHTATLLHDDVVDMSGMRRGRSTANAMWGNAPSVLVGDFLYSRSFEMMVELGSMPVMQILSKATRVIAEGEVLQLSKVRDASTTEETYMEVIRGKTAMLFEASTHSAAALANAGAEQSEALRTFGDHLGVAFQLVDDLLDYRGDAETLGKNVGDDLAEGKPTLPLIYTMREGTPEQAALVRQAIQKGGLEDLESIRNAVEQSGSLEYTAQLARDYIARAIACLDVLPPSIYRDALIELSEFAVARTH
- the rplU gene encoding 50S ribosomal protein L21; this translates as MSYAVIVTGGKQYKVAPGEYLKIEKLEIATGESVTFDRVLLVANGDDVNIGAPVVAGATVVAEVISQGRHDKIRIIKFRRRKHHMKRMGHRQWYTEIKITGIQA
- the rpmA gene encoding 50S ribosomal protein L27, with protein sequence MAHKKAGGSTRNGRDSEAKRLGVKMYGGQVIVPGNIIVRQRGTQFHAGYGVGMGKDHTLFAKVEGVIKFQVKGAFGRRYVSIVPKTEVAA
- the cgtA gene encoding Obg family GTPase CgtA, which produces MKFVDEVSIRVKAGDGGNGCMSFRREKFIENGGPNGGDGGDGGSIYMVADENLNTLVDYRYTRHFDAERGSNGGSTDCTGRKGEELVLRVPVGTTVIDAGTQEVIGDLTKAGQRLLVAHGGWHGLGNTRFKSSTNRAPRQTTPGKPGEQRDLKLELKVLADVGLLGLPNAGKSTFIRSVSAAKPKVADYPFTTLVPNLGVVSVDRWKSFVVADIPGLIEGASHGAGLGIRFLKHLARTRLLLHLVDMAPLDDSSAPDAAEVIVTELFKFSPALADRDRWLVLNKCDQILEEEHEARKQEIIDRLEWTGPVYVISAIAKEGTDRLTHDIMRYLEDRADRLANDPAYAAELAELDQRIEDEARAQLQALDDQRALRRSGVKSVHDIGDDDWDEEDVDDEDGPEIIYVRD
- the proB gene encoding glutamate 5-kinase; translation: MRSKVTGAQRWVVKIGSALLTADGKGLDRNAMGVWVEQMVALHEAGVELVLVSSGAVAAGMSRLGWTARPSAMHELQAAAAIGQMGLVQAWESSFAEHQRHTAQILLTHDDLSDRKRYLNARSTLRTLVELGVIPVINENDTVVTDEIRFGDNDTLAALVANLVEADLLVILTDRDGMFDADPRNNPEAQLIYEARADDPALDAVAGGTGGALGRGGMQTKLRAARLAARSGAHTVIVGGRIERVLARLKAGERLGTLLSPEREMLAARKQWLAGHLQTRGTLVLDEGAVKALTESHKSLLPVGVKLVQGSFRRGEMVVCVAADGREIARGLSNYSALEAQKIIGLPSDAIVRELGYMAEPELVHRDNLILV
- a CDS encoding CreA family protein, producing MRVMKGLVGALLMLPLLASAEEIGQVSTVFKMVGPNDRIVVEAFDDPKVDGVTCYLSRAKTGGVKGGLGLAEDRAEASIACRQVGPIHFKEQLKDGDEVFKERTSLVFKTMQVVRFLDKKRNTLVYLVYSDKVIEGSPQNAVTAIPILPWTPAPAP
- the rpsT gene encoding 30S ribosomal protein S20 — translated: MANTPSAKKRAKQAEKRRSHNASMRSMVRTYIKNVVKAIDAKDAEKAQAAYVLAVPVIDRMADKGIIHKNKAARHKGRLNGHIKALNLAAAA
- the murJ gene encoding murein biosynthesis integral membrane protein MurJ, giving the protein MNLLKSLAAVSSITMLSRVLGFVRDTIIARAFGAGMATDAFFIAFKLPNLLRRIFAEGAFSQAFVPILAEYKSQQGEEATRTFVAYVTGLLTLALAIVTVLGVVFAPWVIWATAPGFADTPEKFQLTSDLLRVTFPYILLISLSSLAGAILNTWNRFSVPAFVPTLLNLAMIFFALFLTPYFHPPVMALGWAVLAGGLLQLLYQLPHLKKIGMLVLPRLNVRDTGVWRVMKQMLPAMLGVSVSQISLIINTIFASFLVAGSVSWMYYADRLMELPSGVLGVALGTILLPILSKTYASRDRQEYSRILDWGLRLCFLLVLPCMLALGLLAEPLTVSLFQYGKFDGEDAAMTQRALVAYSVGLLGIIVIKVLAPGFYAQQNIRTPVKIAIFTLIVTQLFNLLFVYAIHLAHAGLALAISVGACLNALLLFWQLRKQDLFQPQPGWPVFLGKLIVAVAIMSAVLLGLMHVMPAWSDGEMLQRFLRLGALVLAGVVAYFGSLLVLGFRVRHFARKAIL
- the ribF gene encoding bifunctional riboflavin kinase/FAD synthetase — translated: MQLVRGLHNLRPQHRGCVATIGNFDGVHRGHQAILARLRERAVELGLPSCVVIFEPQPREFFAPDTAPARLARLRDKLDLLAAEGVDLVLCLAFNQRFSKLSASEFVDTVLIDGLGVKHLEVGDDFRFGCDRIGDFDFLQKVGAEKGFTVEAAQTVEIDGFRVSSTKVRTALAAADFTLAEHLLGRPFEISGRVLHGQKLARQLGTPTANVQLKRRRVPLTGVYLVSAQIDGKVWPGVANIGVRPSVAGDGRPHLEIHLLDFTGDIYGRRLTVVFHQKLRDEQRFASLEALKTAIDADVAAARAHWHDQPLNFRA